One segment of Terriglobia bacterium DNA contains the following:
- the gcvPA gene encoding aminomethyl-transferring glycine dehydrogenase subunit GcvPA: MRYLPKSPADRAQMMREIGCKSIDDLFAPIPAEYRLTRDLKVPRQMAESEIIDYFHARADHNAAGYALFLGAGAYHHYRPVVIDAMVSRGEFLTSYTPYQAEIAQGTLQAIFEFQTMICELTGMEVANASMYDGSTGAAEAMLMAVRITGRKAAVVARSVHPEYREVMHTYTQHQGLPITECDYLENGRVDMADLEKKITSDTACVLIQSPNFFGTIEDVTAVADLVHKKGALLIVSIAEALSLGIVKPPVEADIVSMETQSFGVPLGYGGPYAGVMATKEKFVRQIPGRLVGETKDKDGKRGFVLTLSTREQHIRREKATSNICTNQALIATMATIYLTIYGREGLKELAAQNLAKATHASKEFAKKAKILFNGAPRFNEFVVQTKDDPHAINKRLLEKKMIGGFPLSWHYPELGNASLWCCTELNSKEQIDAAAQAVGQ, from the coding sequence ATGCGCTACTTACCCAAATCGCCCGCTGATCGTGCGCAAATGATGCGCGAGATCGGATGTAAATCCATTGATGACCTGTTCGCGCCAATTCCAGCTGAATATCGGTTGACCCGCGACCTGAAAGTGCCGCGACAAATGGCGGAATCAGAGATCATTGACTATTTCCATGCTCGAGCCGACCACAACGCCGCCGGGTATGCGCTGTTTCTGGGCGCCGGCGCTTACCATCATTACCGTCCGGTGGTTATTGACGCCATGGTTTCACGCGGCGAGTTCTTAACGTCATATACGCCATACCAGGCGGAGATCGCGCAAGGAACATTGCAAGCGATTTTTGAATTCCAGACCATGATCTGCGAATTGACCGGCATGGAAGTGGCGAACGCCTCTATGTATGACGGTTCTACGGGCGCGGCTGAAGCCATGCTGATGGCAGTGCGCATTACCGGAAGGAAGGCGGCGGTAGTGGCGCGGAGCGTGCATCCCGAATACCGCGAGGTGATGCACACCTACACGCAGCACCAGGGGCTGCCGATTACGGAATGCGACTACCTGGAAAATGGCCGGGTGGACATGGCCGATTTGGAAAAGAAGATTACGTCCGACACGGCGTGCGTGCTGATCCAGTCACCAAATTTCTTTGGCACGATTGAAGACGTGACCGCCGTGGCTGACTTGGTCCACAAAAAGGGCGCGCTGCTGATTGTGTCGATTGCCGAGGCGTTGTCGCTGGGAATCGTAAAGCCGCCGGTGGAGGCTGACATCGTCTCAATGGAGACGCAATCGTTTGGCGTGCCGCTGGGATATGGCGGTCCGTATGCTGGCGTGATGGCGACGAAAGAAAAGTTCGTCCGGCAGATACCGGGCCGGCTGGTGGGCGAGACGAAAGATAAAGACGGCAAACGCGGATTCGTATTGACGCTCTCCACACGCGAGCAGCATATCCGCCGCGAGAAAGCAACGTCGAACATCTGCACCAACCAAGCGTTGATTGCCACCATGGCGACGATCTACCTGACGATCTATGGCCGTGAAGGGCTGAAAGAGCTGGCGGCACAGAACCTGGCTAAAGCCACGCACGCGTCGAAAGAATTTGCGAAAAAGGCAAAGATACTTTTTAACGGCGCGCCGCGCTTCAATGAGTTTGTGGTGCAGACGAAGGATGATCCGCACGCAATCAACAAACGCCTGCTGGAAAAGAAGATGATTGGCGGCTTCCCGCTGAGCTGGCATTATCCGGAGCTGGGCAACGCATCATTATGGTGTTGCACGGAGCTGAACAGCAAAGAACAGATTGACGCGGCAGCGCAGGCGGTGGGCCAATGA
- the gcvH gene encoding glycine cleavage system protein GcvH: MAYPKDYKYTKEHEWIQVKGNSATVGITDHAQESLGDIVFVELPKVGAQVEAGKSFGTVESVKAVSELYAPASGKVVAINESLNQGPEAVNQDAHAAWMIKLELSNPSQADALMSADDYEKYIAEEK; the protein is encoded by the coding sequence ATGGCATATCCGAAAGATTACAAGTACACGAAAGAGCACGAGTGGATCCAGGTAAAGGGCAACTCCGCCACGGTAGGAATCACCGATCACGCTCAGGAATCGCTGGGCGACATTGTGTTCGTTGAACTGCCCAAGGTGGGCGCTCAGGTGGAAGCAGGCAAAAGCTTTGGCACCGTGGAGTCGGTAAAGGCCGTGTCTGAGCTTTATGCGCCGGCTTCCGGCAAAGTTGTTGCGATCAATGAGAGCCTGAACCAGGGGCCGGAAGCCGTGAACCAGGACGCGCATGCGGCCTGGATGATCAAGCTGGAGCTTTCCAACCCGAGCCAGGCCGATGCGCTGATGTCGGCAGACGATTATGAAAAGTACATCGCGGAAGAGAAGTAG
- the gcvT gene encoding glycine cleavage system aminomethyltransferase GcvT, producing MSSTAEGQTLRKTALNAMHRKLGAKMVDFGGWDMPVEYPASGGLVKEHMAVRTGVGMFDVSHMGDILIRGPQALEAVQWISMNDASKLQEGQAHYSALLYPEGTFVDDVIVHKMGPNDYLLVINAGTREKDHSWVRKNVSKFRCHADDVGDYYTQIAVQGPKAQATLQKLTNVDLSQIKNYWFKHGTVCNLPNTLIARTGYTAEDGFEIYVPSDVPTSERVWNEVTEAGKEFGIVPCGLGARNTLRLEGKMALYGHEISDTINVFEAVLDRYCKMEKPDFIGKAALEKVKAAGVKRILVGLEAVDRGIPRDGYKVFDEAGNEIGYVTSGSPAPFLKKNIALAYVPPQNSEIGHEVFVEIRGQKVKCKVVPTPFYKRPKKS from the coding sequence TTGTCCTCTACCGCAGAAGGCCAGACGCTCCGGAAAACTGCGCTCAACGCGATGCACCGCAAACTCGGCGCCAAGATGGTGGATTTTGGCGGCTGGGACATGCCCGTCGAGTATCCTGCGAGTGGCGGGCTTGTAAAAGAGCACATGGCGGTACGCACGGGCGTGGGCATGTTTGACGTTTCGCACATGGGAGACATCCTGATCCGCGGGCCGCAGGCGCTGGAGGCCGTGCAGTGGATCAGCATGAATGACGCCTCAAAACTTCAGGAAGGCCAGGCGCACTATTCCGCGTTGCTTTATCCCGAAGGGACGTTCGTGGATGACGTGATCGTCCACAAGATGGGACCGAACGATTATCTGCTGGTGATCAACGCAGGCACGCGCGAGAAAGACCACAGCTGGGTGCGCAAGAACGTGAGCAAGTTCCGCTGCCATGCGGATGATGTGGGCGACTACTACACGCAGATCGCCGTACAAGGCCCCAAGGCGCAAGCCACGCTGCAAAAGCTGACGAATGTTGACCTCTCACAGATCAAGAATTACTGGTTCAAGCACGGAACGGTCTGCAATCTGCCCAACACGCTGATCGCCAGGACAGGTTATACGGCGGAGGACGGATTTGAGATTTACGTTCCGTCCGATGTCCCAACCAGCGAGCGCGTTTGGAACGAAGTGACCGAGGCGGGGAAAGAGTTTGGCATTGTCCCTTGTGGTTTGGGCGCGCGGAACACACTGCGGCTTGAAGGTAAGATGGCGCTTTATGGCCACGAGATTTCAGACACGATTAACGTTTTTGAGGCCGTGCTGGATCGCTATTGCAAGATGGAGAAGCCGGATTTCATTGGCAAGGCGGCGCTGGAAAAAGTGAAAGCTGCTGGAGTAAAGCGCATTCTGGTGGGCTTGGAAGCGGTGGACCGCGGAATCCCGCGCGACGGCTACAAAGTATTTGACGAAGCGGGGAATGAGATCGGCTACGTTACCAGCGGGTCGCCTGCGCCGTTTTTGAAAAAAAACATCGCCCTGGCTTACGTGCCGCCGCAGAATTCAGAAATTGGGCACGAAGTGTTTGTGGAGATCAGGGGCCAGAAGGTCAAGTGCAAGGTTGTGCCCACACCGTTTTACAAGAGACCAAAAAAGTCGTAG
- a CDS encoding glycosyltransferase: MKITIFGLTLSSSWGNGHATPYRAVIRALDRLGHEVHFFEKDVPYYRSRRDFDSCDYCELTLYPDWAAVRDRALSAAADSDVVITASFLPEGRRINDEILDLGRPLRVFYDLDTPVTLNSLRHGEVEYLDGAQIPAFDLVLSFTGGKALAALEDEYRAPMARPLYGCVDPDDYQRVGPVEKFQCDLSYMGTYSADRQAKLDALLLEPSRRHPEKKFLLAGSLYPWNWEWPKNVRRMEHVAPADHSRFYSSSRLTLNITRGEMAANGWCPSGRFFEAAACGTPLITDAWEGLDSFFDLHSELRVVATAEEVEAALETTDAELQSMAARARQRTLDEHTGNVRARQFLQYIEEARSGANASMNKEVAQ; this comes from the coding sequence GTGAAAATTACTATTTTTGGTCTGACACTTTCCTCCTCATGGGGCAACGGGCACGCTACGCCCTATCGCGCCGTTATCCGCGCGCTGGATCGGCTGGGGCACGAAGTACATTTCTTTGAGAAAGACGTTCCCTACTACAGATCCCGCCGCGACTTTGATTCCTGCGACTACTGTGAGCTAACTCTGTATCCAGACTGGGCAGCCGTGCGCGACCGGGCGCTCTCAGCCGCCGCAGATTCTGACGTGGTGATCACCGCAAGTTTTCTGCCGGAAGGCCGCCGCATTAACGACGAAATATTAGATCTGGGCCGCCCTCTGCGCGTCTTTTACGACCTAGACACCCCTGTGACTCTGAATAGCCTGCGCCACGGCGAGGTTGAGTATCTGGACGGGGCGCAGATCCCAGCGTTTGATCTGGTGCTTTCCTTTACCGGCGGGAAAGCGCTGGCTGCGCTGGAGGATGAATATCGCGCGCCGATGGCGAGACCGCTTTACGGATGCGTTGATCCTGACGACTACCAACGAGTCGGGCCGGTCGAGAAATTCCAATGCGACCTGAGTTACATGGGGACATATTCGGCAGACCGCCAGGCCAAGCTCGATGCGCTGCTGCTGGAACCTTCCCGCCGCCATCCTGAGAAAAAGTTTCTGCTTGCCGGGTCGCTGTATCCCTGGAACTGGGAATGGCCGAAAAACGTGCGCCGCATGGAGCACGTTGCGCCAGCGGACCACTCGCGCTTCTACTCGTCCTCACGGCTGACGCTGAACATTACGCGTGGTGAAATGGCGGCCAACGGCTGGTGCCCTTCCGGGCGTTTCTTTGAAGCCGCCGCCTGCGGCACGCCGCTGATTACGGATGCCTGGGAAGGACTGGATTCATTCTTCGATCTGCACAGCGAGCTTCGCGTGGTGGCCACCGCAGAAGAGGTCGAAGCTGCACTGGAAACGACCGACGCTGAGCTGCAATCGATGGCGGCCCGAGCAAGGCAGCGCACGCTCGATGAGCATACAGGGAACGTCCGCGCACGGCAGTTTCTGCAATACATTGAGGAAGCGCGGTCAGGCGCGAACGCATCCATGAACAAAGAGGTAGCCCAATGA
- a CDS encoding nucleotidyltransferase family protein yields MIGIIPAAGAGERIQPLGCSKELLPVGSRMVGGVERPKAVSEYLVERMIAAGASQICMIISAEKTDIVKYYAERDYAAEIFYVVQQQPLGLCDALFRAEPFARQHDQVLIGLPDTIWFPENAYAPALAPSGAECNLVLFPVGNPTVFDAVICDDLGYVQEVQVKKPNAGSNWIWGAVTIRGEAFHRLRLLWESRHRADNYLGELLNAFIAAGNPIRGKFTGESYMDVGTLEGYRNAQDFLRANAPSRRVA; encoded by the coding sequence ATGATCGGAATCATACCTGCCGCCGGGGCCGGAGAACGCATTCAGCCGCTTGGATGCTCCAAAGAACTGCTACCGGTGGGCTCGCGGATGGTCGGGGGCGTGGAGCGCCCCAAGGCCGTCTCAGAATATCTGGTGGAACGCATGATTGCGGCGGGGGCAAGCCAGATTTGCATGATCATATCGGCGGAAAAGACTGACATTGTGAAGTATTACGCCGAGCGCGACTACGCCGCGGAAATCTTCTATGTAGTGCAGCAGCAACCGCTGGGGCTCTGCGACGCGCTCTTCCGCGCCGAGCCGTTTGCCCGCCAACATGACCAGGTCCTGATCGGCCTGCCGGACACGATCTGGTTCCCGGAAAACGCTTACGCGCCGGCCCTGGCGCCGAGCGGAGCTGAATGCAATCTTGTGCTCTTTCCGGTTGGCAATCCCACAGTATTTGACGCTGTGATTTGTGACGATCTGGGCTATGTCCAGGAAGTCCAGGTAAAGAAGCCAAACGCCGGATCAAATTGGATCTGGGGCGCCGTGACCATACGTGGAGAGGCGTTCCACCGCCTGCGACTATTGTGGGAATCACGGCACAGAGCGGACAACTATCTGGGAGAGCTGCTGAACGCTTTCATCGCGGCCGGCAATCCGATCCGGGGCAAGTTTACCGGCGAGAGTTATATGGACGTGGGAACGCTGGAAGGTTATCGCAACGCCCAGGACTTTTTGAGGGCAAACGCTCCATCGCGGCGAGTCGCCTGA